One stretch of Arachis duranensis cultivar V14167 chromosome 1, aradu.V14167.gnm2.J7QH, whole genome shotgun sequence DNA includes these proteins:
- the LOC107474416 gene encoding kunitz type trypsin inhibitor 104: protein MVMKLGASIVICIWLLLVILSPITESSSSNDDSNPAVLDTDGNPIQSDAEYYVRPAITDVGGYLTLIDRFGNGSCPLYVGQPNVIVDNKISIKFTPFIEGETVIRENRDFKAVFQTLTTCVQSTQWKVGEVDQESGRRLIVAGYDEGIGGYFRIEKGNLGIYNFAWCPLDVCPNCRLNCSPVGAFIIDENRNRLLALDGNTLPVQFEKANDVSSI, encoded by the coding sequence ATGGTGATGAAGCTAGGTGCAAGCATTGTAATTTGCATATGGCTACTCTTGGTTATATTGTCACCAATCACTGAATCATCATCATCCAATGATGATTCAAACCCTGCTGTTCTTGACACAGATGGTAACCCAATTCAAAGTGATGCTGAGTACTATGTTAGGCCAGCAATCACTGATGTTGGAGGCTATTTAACATTGATTGATAGATTTGGTAATGGGTCATGCCCTTTATATGTTGGTCAACCAAATGTTATTGTGGACAACAAAATTTCCATAAAGTTTACACCTTTCATTGAAGGGGAAACTGTGATCAGAGAGAACAGGGATTTCAAGGCTGTTTTTCAGACATTGACTACATGTGTTCAGTCAACGCAATGGAAGGTTGGAGAGGTTGACCAAGAGAGTGGAAGAAGGTTGATTGTGGCTGGTTATGATGAAGGGATTGGAGGTTACTTTAGAATTGAAAAGGGCAATTTGGGTATTTACAATTTTGCTTGGTGTCCCTTGGATGTGTGTCCAAATTGTAGGTTGAATTGTTCACCTGTGGGTGCTTTCATTATTGATGAGAATAGGAACAGGTTGTTGGCTTTGGATGGTAACACTCTTCCTGTGCAATTTGAGAAGGCTAATGATGTGTCTTCTATCTAG
- the LOC107474434 gene encoding protein ROOT PRIMORDIUM DEFECTIVE 1-like, translating into MGIHIMKILIKHKHSFGFSISIRLKTTSAQYVASRVRDPTFEKLMDKYKSLFKVIAIQDLILANPGNPSVSIDFLSRLSQKLHLNRGATSFLRKFPHIFQIYYDPSKLLPFCRLTDAALDVSKQEEKAINASLPMVADRLVRILSMSASKTVPLRAIFKVWRELGLPDNFEDSVISANPSVFQLCDAHEPNTHLLKLVEGVRRNGFRADIEDWRVVECCKEDCNVRTELRFSFKHGYPPGMKLGKNFKAKVKEWQSSPYVGPYEVVVGEKKKSKAALMAMEKRAVSIVHEFLSLTVEKMVEVEKISQFRKWFGIDFNIRDLFLDHPGIFYLSTKGKRHTVFLREAYERGCLIEPNPVYDARRRLLDLVAMGRRGRSAINSNLQDGSSSSDNDGIEAEETQQRHGSLSS; encoded by the coding sequence ATGGGAATCCATATTATGAAGATTTTGATCAAACACAAACACTCATTTGGTTTCTCAATCTCCATTCGATTGAAAACTACGTCGGCTCAGTATGTCGCCTCGAGAGTTCGAGACCCCACATTTGAGAAGCTCATGGACAAGTACAAGAGCCTCTTCAAAGTCATTGCCATTCAAGATCTCATCCTCGCAAATCCCGGGAATCCGTCCGTGTCCATTGACTTCCTCTCCAGGCTCTCCCAGAAACTCCATCTCAACCGCGGTGCCACTTCCTTCCTCCGCAAGTTTCCTCACATCTTCCAAATTTATTATGACCCCTCCAAGTTGCTGCCTTTTTGCAGGCTCACAGATGCTGCTCTTGATGTTTCCAAGCAGGAAGAGAAGGCCATTAATGCTTCTTTGCCAATGGTGGCTGATCGATTGGTCCGGATATTGTCCATGTCTGCGTCCAAAACAGTTCCCCTTCGAGCGATTTTCAAGGTCTGGAGGGAGCTTGGGCTGCCTGATAATTTCGAGGACTCAGTTATATCTGCAAATCCTAGTGTTTTCCAGCTGTGTGATGCCCATGAACCTAACACTCATTTGTTGAAGCTGGTTGAAGGTGTTCGTCGAAATGGTTTTAGAGCAGACATTGAAGATTGGAGGGTTGTTGAGTGCTGCAAGGAGGATTGCAATGTCAGGACAGAATTGCGGTTCAGTTTTAAGCATGGGTATCCTCCAGGGATGAAACTTGGCAAGAACTTCAAGGCCAAGGTGAAAGAATGGCAGAGTTCACCGTACGTTGGGCCCTATGAGGTGGTTGTTGGGGAGAAAAAGAAGTCTAAGGCAGCATTGATGGCCATGGAGAAACGAGCAGTGTCGATTGTTCACGAGTTCCTGAGTTTAACCGTGGAGAAGATGGTAGAAGTTGAAAAGATCAGCCAATTCAGAAAATGGTTTGGGATTGACTTCAACATAAGAGACCTGTTCTTGGATCACCCAGGGATCTTCTATCTATCAACAAAGGGGAAACGCCACACTGTTTTCTTGAGGGAAGCATATGAACGAGGTTGTTTGATTGAACCAAATCCTGTATATGATGCAAGGAGAAGGCTTCTTGATCTTGTTGCTATGGGACGTCGTGGTCGTTCTGctattaattcaaatttacaGGATGGAAGCAGCAGCAGCGACAATGATGGCATTGAAGCAGAAGAAACCCAACAAAGGCATGGCTCATTATCTTCTTGA
- the LOC107475233 gene encoding uncharacterized protein LOC107475233 isoform X1, with protein sequence MEEEALEELKQLEAQYPNQFEHLKNELRSFITQLQSNHHTHTDSPQPEINNIHYDTQESTTLEQMKKIKSYGLGLALADKVTIMEEKIDEGCELVESPRTVIVKHHHHSSRNNHSNNKRKLDRVDLVLERAQACLKKLRHLKTSLLSP encoded by the exons ATGGAAGAGGAAGCATTGGAAGAGTTGAAGCAGCTTGAAGCTCAATATCCAAATCAGTTTGAACATCTCAAGAATGAACTCAGGTCCTTCATAACTCAACTCCAATCTAATCACCACACACACACAGATTCTCCTCAGCCAGAAATCAACAATATTCACTATGATACACAAG AATCTACAACATTGGAGCAAATGAAGAAGATTAAAAGCTATGGTTTAGGACTTGCTTTAGCAGATAAAGTGACGATAATGGAGGAGAAGATTGATGAAGGGTGTGAACTAGTAGAATCACCAAGGACTGTTATTGTGAAGCATCACCATCACTCTAGCAGGAACAACCACAGCAACAATAAGAGGAAATTAGATAGGGTCGATTTGGTTCTTGAAAGGGCACAAGCTTGTTTAAAGAAACTAAGGCATTTGAAGACTTCACTTTTATCTCCTTAG
- the LOC107475233 gene encoding uncharacterized protein LOC107475233 isoform X2, which yields MEEEALEELKQLEAQYPNQFEHLKNELRVFLLKAESTTLEQMKKIKSYGLGLALADKVTIMEEKIDEGCELVESPRTVIVKHHHHSSRNNHSNNKRKLDRVDLVLERAQACLKKLRHLKTSLLSP from the exons ATGGAAGAGGAAGCATTGGAAGAGTTGAAGCAGCTTGAAGCTCAATATCCAAATCAGTTTGAACATCTCAAGAATGAACTCAG GGTGTTTCTGTTGAAAGCAGAATCTACAACATTGGAGCAAATGAAGAAGATTAAAAGCTATGGTTTAGGACTTGCTTTAGCAGATAAAGTGACGATAATGGAGGAGAAGATTGATGAAGGGTGTGAACTAGTAGAATCACCAAGGACTGTTATTGTGAAGCATCACCATCACTCTAGCAGGAACAACCACAGCAACAATAAGAGGAAATTAGATAGGGTCGATTTGGTTCTTGAAAGGGCACAAGCTTGTTTAAAGAAACTAAGGCATTTGAAGACTTCACTTTTATCTCCTTAG